GTGCTCAGGCACTCAGGGCAGCCAGAGCTCGGCAGGATCAGGCCTCCAAGCAGCACAGGCCCCGTGCTCCCGCACCACCCGCTGCCCCGTATCTTTGTGTGGCAAAAGCCCAGAAGAGCTGCCGTCACTTCGTTCACTGCGTTGTTCTTGTGCGGCTGTTTCATGTGCCTGGAAAAGAGCCCCTGTTTGCCAGCTTCATTTTATGGCTCTGTTATTTACTTGGCCACGCGAGCCCTTTGATTTAATTGCTCTCATTTTGATGTTTTCCTTGCCATTTGCAGCAGCGATCGGATCTGACAGGGCATGCATCACAGGGCTGTTACCGCGCGCTCCGCAGGTGATGGAGGGGAGGGGATTTCaccccagcctccccaggcGTGCGGCGCTGGCCCAGCGGAGCGCACGCCGTCACATCCCATTGCCTAATTAAAAATGAGCGAGGGGGAGCGCGCACGGCTCGCTGCCACCACGGCCCAGCCGCCCAGCCTTCGCTGCACCGAGGACAGCCCTGCACCCTGACCTGTCCTCTGCTGCCTGTCAGAGGCAGAGAGAGGGATGGATGTCTgctgccctccctggggacccGCCTTCGTTAGCCACTGCCCTTAGGGCACGCAGGAGGGGAGCGCAGCCAGGGTCAGGTCACGCGGGATGGTTCTGAGCAGCACCGAGCGTAAGAGCTGCTCTTTGGGGCGCTGCTTAGGCCACGTCTGGTCCTGCTGCAACCCCTTGTGCAGAGCGggtggggggagctgggaggatTAATCGCCTCTGGGGTTGTAGTGCATCTGCCGCAGAGATGATCACCGAAGAAACGCCGCGGCTGTTTAATACGTTGCTGCTGCCTAGCTTGGCATTTGCAGAAAGTGCAAATTGTGCTTCCCTTCGGGGTGGGCACCCCTGTGAGTGATCGCAGCAGCAGGGTCCCAGCCTGGGGGGGCACTTGTTTGGTTCCAGGGAGCCAGGCAAAGGCAGCTGGTGCAGATCTTGACAGCTCCTTTTCTTTCGCAGCCTACTGGGACACCAGGAAAGGGGGGCTGCCCGTGGAGGTGTCCGCCGTGGAGGCCAGCCACAGGGACCCCGTGTACGGCGCGATCTGGCTGCAGTCCAAAACGGGCACCGAGTGCTTCTCGGCCTCCACCGACGGGCAGGtacggggcaggggcagggaaagGGCCGGGCACTCACGCACACAGCACCAGCCTGGCTCCCACAGCACCCACGGCCGAGCAGGatcagcccctgccccgcagcaTCTCTCCCGGTGCCTGTCCCCTGCAGGTGCTGTGGTGGGACATCCGCAAGCTCTCCGAGCCCACCGAGACGCTGGTCTTGGACATCACCCgccaggggctgctggagaaCGCTCTGGGCGCCATCACGCTGGAGTTTGAGCCCACCATGGTGAGATCCCCTGGCCTGCCACTGGCATCATCCTCCCTGTACACAAATAATGTCCTAACGCGGCAGGAGCGTGAGCCAACCCGACCCGAGCAGGGCGGGCAGCGCCAGGTCACCCCCAGGGGCAGGGCTCCAGGGGAGCAGCACAAGAGTCTGATGCCCAGAGGGAGCACGGTGCTGCAGCTTGCAGCAGGTTCTCACCCCCCTTTGGGAGTCAGCGTGCTCCCAAAGCACGGGGAGCTTGCTGGCAGCTGGTCTCTAAATCCCCCGGATCACGATGGGTCCCAGGGCTCCGTTCTCTCCGTCGCTGTCTGCAGCTGGCTCCCCTGCTCGGGCAGCAGAGCCCTTCACTGCCCGGCTGTCCCCTGACGAGCGGGGTCCCCGGGTCCCCAGCCTGCTGATGGCTGCTCTCTCCTGTTCCCACCCTCAGCCCACCAAGTTCATGGtgggcacagagcagggcatCGTCATCGCCTGCAACCGCAAGGCCAAGACACCCCCCGAAAAAATCGCCGGCACCTACAGCGGCCATCACGGGCCCGTCTACGCCCTGACCAGGAACCCTTTGTACCCCAAAATCTTCCTGACGGTTGGCGACTGGACTGCTCGGATCTGGTCAGAGGAGGCCAAGGAGTCATCAATTATGTGGACCAAGTAGGTGGCAGTGTGCGTGCTTGTCctgtaaaaaaaatcctcctgctTTGTGGAAGAGCGTGTCTGGGGCAGGTGACCAGCAGGGTCTGTGCCCAGGTGGAGGTGGTGGGACTGAGCCAGAGGTGCTAACGTGGCTGCGGGTGCTGGAACAGAGACAGCCCCGGCTAAAATCATGTGCTGGAGGCTGTGTGTAACAGCAGAAGTGCTGGGACCGGGGCAGTCGGGGCCGTGAGCCCGTCCCGTGGCACCCAGCAGCACGGGGTCCCCGTCAGGTACCACCTCTCCTACCTGACGGCCGGCTGCTGGAGCACCGTGAGGCCGGCCGTCTTCTTCACGACCAAGATGGACGGCACCCTGGACGTCTGGGACTTCCTCTTCAAGCAGAACGACCCCTCGCTCAGCCTGAAGGTCGGTCCCCACGGATCCTCTTCcctccttggggggggggggagcaggggctgccccggTCAGCGCCGGCACCGCCGTGGGGCACGGAGTGGGCATCGCCCGCGGGTGGGGTGAGGAGATGGGGGGCACGCAGGGCTCTGGGTGTGCTCTGTCAAGCAGCAGCTGGCCCCCATGAGCCTTGGAGCCCAAAATTTTGCACACAGGCTCCTGTGACTGGGAAGCACGTGGGTCCGCCTCGGCCAGCCCTTCCTGCCTCGAGGCACCGGGTAAGGGCTAAGCGCTGACATCCGCCCGTCCTCCCTCCCCAGATCTGCGACGAGCCCCTCTCCAGCCTGCGCTTGCAGGACAACGGGTGCATCGTGGGCTGCGGCTCGAAACTGGGCACCGTCACCCTGCTGGAAATCTCCTCCGGGCTCTGCACCCTGCAGAGGAACGAGAAGAACCTGGCCAACGCCGTACGCGCGCCGCGGGTAGCGAGCCGCCgtgccggctggagcggctggatGCACGCACAGCGGAGCcctcagtgctgccagtgtGCGGCTGCCTGCTCGGCCGGTGCTGCCCTTGAGCCCTGCCCTGCTCGCACAGCACCGGGGCCGGCCgtgtccccatggggtcccctGCGCCCCTCAGCCCCTCTTTCTGCCCCAGATGTTCGAGAGGGAGACGAAGAGGGAGAAAATCCTGGAGGCCCGGCACCGGGAGATGCGGCTGAAGGAGCGCACCAGGTCGGAAGGTCAGGATGCGGAGGCAGAGGAAATTCTGGAGGAGAGTCCCCAAGAGGCACTCGACCGAGCCCAGAAGGAGTTCTTTGAGGTTATTGAAGCGGAGCTGCAGAGGAGGGCACGGGCAGAGGCCCAGCACCTACACGGCAAGGTACTGGGAGCAGCACGGCCCGGCAGCTGCAGCGGGCTCTGAAATCCCTGGGGgatccccccccggccctgcctggctgcccGGTGCCACAGGACGGGGAGTGGTGGGGTTGGGCAGGGGAGATGTGGTCAGCCTCTGCCTTCCAGGTTAAAAAGCACGCGGAAGAGGAGGCAGTGGTGCAGGGGGAGGAGAGCAAGCTGCCCAAGTATgaggaagaagatgaggaaaacGTTGCTCCCAAGGTGAGCTCCCTGCAGCTTCACGCCAGGCAGGGCCCCTGGGGGTCTCTGCctccgtggggcagctcccggACCCCCCCGCCTGCTCTCCCCACAGGAATAGCAGCGGAGCCAGGACCGGTGGATCGCACAGAAACCGTGGAGCTGTTCACAGATGCTCCTTGGCCCTTTGCCCTCccgattttctttttttcctggagcgTGAATAAACAGCAGCTTCCCACGTCACGCTTCCTGTTTTGTCACGGCGGCGTTGAGCAGAGGGTGGGAAG
The genomic region above belongs to Anser cygnoides isolate HZ-2024a breed goose chromosome 19, Taihu_goose_T2T_genome, whole genome shotgun sequence and contains:
- the DNAI2 gene encoding dynein axonemal intermediate chain 2 isoform X1, which produces MEIVHVYTRRRSDFGRPCCFSDRPAEVCVDIQPDPSLAEAFVPRSPVDAPVQHGSDMSEHEVNTERVEVETRGVNHVEGGWPKDINPQELEQTARFRKKVEKEENYINTVVHLGTLMEHCVRQNNAIDIYEEYFGEEEEAELEDESPSAKTINVIRDPNVTKRTATHLSWHPDRCKKLAVAYSSLEFQQKTEDMSLDSYIWDLENPNKPELVLKPSSPLVSLEYNPKDAHVLVGGCYNGQMAYWDTRKGGLPVEVSAVEASHRDPVYGAIWLQSKTGTECFSASTDGQVLWWDIRKLSEPTETLVLDITRQGLLENALGAITLEFEPTMPTKFMVGTEQGIVIACNRKAKTPPEKIAGTYSGHHGPVYALTRNPLYPKIFLTVGDWTARIWSEEAKESSIMWTKYHLSYLTAGCWSTVRPAVFFTTKMDGTLDVWDFLFKQNDPSLSLKICDEPLSSLRLQDNGCIVGCGSKLGTVTLLEISSGLCTLQRNEKNLANAVRAPRMFERETKREKILEARHREMRLKERTRSEGQDAEAEEILEESPQEALDRAQKEFFEVIEAELQRRARAEAQHLHGKVKKHAEEEAVVQGEESKLPKYEEEDEENVAPKE
- the DNAI2 gene encoding dynein axonemal intermediate chain 2 isoform X2 encodes the protein MEIVHVYTRRRSDFGRPCCFSDRPAEVCVDIQPDPSLAEAFVPRSPVDAPVQHGSDMSEHEVNTERVEVETRGVNHVEGGWPKDINPQELEQTARFRKKVEKEENYINTVVHLGTLMEHCVRQNNAIDIYEEYFGEEEEAELEDESPSAKTINVIRDPNVTKRTATHLSWHPDRCKKLAVAYSSLEFQQKTEDMSLDSYIWDLENPNKPELVLKPSSPLVSLEYNPKDAHVLVGGCYNGQMAYWDTRKGGLPVEVSAVEASHRDPVYGAIWLQSKTGTECFSASTDGQVLWWDIRKLSEPTETLVLDITRQGLLENALGAITLEFEPTMPTKFMVGTEQGIVIACNRKAKTPPEKIAGTYSGHHGPVYALTRNPLYPKIFLTVGDWTARIWSEEAKESSIMWTKYHLSYLTAGCWSTVRPAVFFTTKMDGTLDVWDFLFKQNDPSLSLKICDEPLSSLRLQDNGCIVGCGSKLGTVTLLEISSGLCTLQRNEKNLANAMFERETKREKILEARHREMRLKERTRSEGQDAEAEEILEESPQEALDRAQKEFFEVIEAELQRRARAEAQHLHGKVKKHAEEEAVVQGEESKLPKYEEEDEENVAPKE